From the Anaeromusa acidaminophila DSM 3853 genome, the window ATGCCGATGCTTTGAAACTTCATGTAGAGTAGGGAAGTACCGCCTTGCCGCATTACTGCGACAGGTTTGTTCCACCCTCTCCCCAAACCGTGCTTACACCTCTCGATGTACACGGCTTTCCATTTACGCTATGACGAATGATGAATTCCATTATGGCAGGACTTGCAAACTACCAAAGTTTTTCGTTTGCGGGCAATCATAGCCCGCTCCCATTGTTCCTTTCCCTTGAGATTTTTCAGCTTGTTGATGTGGTGAATCTCAAAGGTGGTATTGCTATCCGCACCGCACAATTCACATTTCTTCATTTTCAAACGGTTTTCAAGAGAATTTGCGTTGGTAAAATGGGCGTGATGGGTAATTTTGTCCACTTCGCCATTGAATATAGCGCTTTTATTCAGATCTGAGAATTTTATACTCATCATCTTTTTTGCGCCATTTTTAGTTTCGTAGGGGATACCCCACGAATGTCCCGCTTTGTATTTTCTCTTGATAGCCGAGATCCTGGTCTTATGTTTTTGCGCCAGCGTTTTCAGGCAACTGTATTCCATGAGATATACGAAATACTTTAGTTTGGCGAAATTGCTCGCTAAACTGTAATAGTTACAAATTCCACGCGTTTGCGAATTGTAGGTGTCCAGCACTTCCAAATCAGTCAATCCGTACATCGACAGCCTTTGCCACGGTATCAAGGTCCCATCTTTGTCTTGCTTGACGATTTTTCGCTCAAACATAAACCGTTCGATTTTCTCAAACGGTACCAGAAGCTCCACGGAATTGTTCAATGTCCGTTGTATCGTGCCATTGCCTTTACGCTTACACTCATTGTTACGACGAACATTAACGTCATATCCGAGAAATCTTGCGTTTTCGGAACTGTGTGTGATTTTGGTTTTATCATCACTAAGCTCCAGTTTGAGTTTTTCGGAAAGGAACGACTTTAACTGCTGCTTGATTTCCTCGCATTCTTCCCGCGTACCGCACACGCTGATGATAAAATCATCAGCATAACGGACATAAGCCAACTTTTTATCGGTTGCGTCTTTATATGGAAGCGTTCTGATTTCCGTTTTAAGCTTTTGGATTTTATCCAATACCTCTTTGCGTTCCTCATCACTTACGCAATCCGCATACAGCTTTCTGACACGTTCAATCTCGCGTGCCTTCGTGCTGTAGATCGTGGTTCTGACTTTTTCTGCAGGGCGTGAAAAATCTTGCTTCAGCTGTTCAACCTTCTTGTCCAGTTCGTGCAGATAGATGTTGGCAAGGATAGGCGACAAAATACCGCCTTGGGGTGTTCCGCTGTAGGTCGCGTGATACTGCCAAGCCTCCAAATACCCTGCTTTCAGAAATTTCCCGATAAGCGTGACAAACTTGCTGTCCTTGATTTTCTCCGACAGCAAATTCAATAGCACTGCGTGGTCAATATTGTCAAAACAGCCTTTGATATCACCC encodes:
- the ltrA gene encoding group II intron reverse transcriptase/maturase, with the protein product MKPTSEILERMYQNSAKHTNGVYTRLYRYLLREDIYLTAYKKLYANKGAGTKGVDNDTADGFGMEYVHQIIDELKNQTYMPKPVRRTHIPKQNGKMRPLGIPSFRDKLVQDVIRQFLEAIYEPIFSDRSHGFRPNRSCHTALKQISRSFRGAKWFVEGDIKGCFDNIDHAVLLNLLSEKIKDSKFVTLIGKFLKAGYLEAWQYHATYSGTPQGGILSPILANIYLHELDKKVEQLKQDFSRPAEKVRTTIYSTKAREIERVRKLYADCVSDEERKEVLDKIQKLKTEIRTLPYKDATDKKLAYVRYADDFIISVCGTREECEEIKQQLKSFLSEKLKLELSDDKTKITHSSENARFLGYDVNVRRNNECKRKGNGTIQRTLNNSVELLVPFEKIERFMFERKIVKQDKDGTLIPWQRLSMYGLTDLEVLDTYNSQTRGICNYYSLASNFAKLKYFVYLMEYSCLKTLAQKHKTRISAIKRKYKAGHSWGIPYETKNGAKKMMSIKFSDLNKSAIFNGEVDKITHHAHFTNANSLENRLKMKKCELCGADSNTTFEIHHINKLKNLKGKEQWERAMIARKRKTLVVCKSCHNGIHHSS